A genome region from Littorina saxatilis isolate snail1 linkage group LG16, US_GU_Lsax_2.0, whole genome shotgun sequence includes the following:
- the LOC138951138 gene encoding uncharacterized protein has product MYPALVTPCKQDKSRADPLHVAEKAPQENKWGKKHSCKFCSKMVVKMSTHLTKVHAHGADVAAVLRLPKGSKERRNGFVRLLNEGDYKHNYDVLEGQSGTVIPKYRKAGRQVGQLSACRFCQGLYAKSLLSKHLHNCPQNPDPSKHLKWGECSKVGSYMLPIGKEKNSAFFQAVVGRMRDDAVMRVIANDSLIIKFGSRLFYKKDVEEHTRGNISSRLRELGRLVLELKAKSEMKVASLKQALDPIHFDLVIETVRAMAHFEEPSHAYKKGNLALKLGYSLKTCCKILVSEAIKSSDKLLLEKVQNFSSLLASDWHDSVSAGAAQSVTMAKMNKQLLLPSLKDVEKVNGVINEDMQSTEYSVLAKATLASLTIFNRKRGGELQRMKVQDFQVLQSSSIEEEMLKTLTTTEQKLVKILQRVEIKGKFTRPVPILLTPSMVHAVERLLKMRAEKDITSPYLFASSGEKPFRDSDVLRTYAQKAQVDSESLFTATNLRKQLATLSQAMELSKLEEDQLAGFLGHDIRIHRGVYRKPIQIVQKAKVASVLFKLNRGVDIPEEIDEKSLEEEILPADEENEDEEPAATASAEVSKEERPPSCSLSNENTAGACASVGDVSLTIAPATSTSAKGGKTLTQKRRPDGTKTQKKMPWKKEEIAAVEKHLAACFSMNKVPQKLEAERCKQAESSVLKHRSWKDIKYCVHNRLKQIRSK; this is encoded by the coding sequence ATGTATCCTGCCCTAGTTACACCTTGCAAACAAGACAAATCTAGAGCTGATCCTTTACATGTTGCAGAAAAAGCTCCCCAGGAAAACAAATGGGGTAAAAAACATTCATGCAAATTTTGTTCAAAAATGGTAGTAAAAATGTCGACACATTTGACAAAGGTCCATGCTCACGGAGCGGATGTGGCGGCAGTTTTGAGACTTCCCAAAGGATCCAAAGAGAGAAGGAACGGGTTTGTAAGATTGCTCAATGAGGGAGACTATAAACACAACTATGATGTGTTGGAAGGCCAGTCCGGAACAGTCATTCCAAAGTACAGAAAAGCAGGTCGCCAGGTAGGTCAACTTTCAGCCTGCAGGTTTTGCCAAGGGCTGTATGCCAAGTCCCTGTTGAGTAAGCATTTGCACAACTGTCCACAAAATCCAGATCCAAGTAAGCACTTGAAGTGGGGCGAGTGTTCCAAGGTAGGATCATACATGCTTCCCAttggaaaagaaaagaacagtgCCTTCTTTCAAGCTGTTGTTGGAAGAATGAGAGATGACGCCGTCATGAGAGTCATAGCAAATGACAGTCTGATCATCAAGTTTGGTTCCAGGTTGTTCTACAAAAAAGATGTGGAAGAACATACTAGGGGCAACATCAGCAGCCGGCTGAGAGAACTAGGGCGTTTGGTCTTGGAGTTAAAGGCAAAATCTGAAATGAAGGTTGCAAGCCTTAAACAAGCACTTGATCCTATCCATTTTGATTTGGTCATTGAAACAGTCCGAGCCATGGCTCACTTTGAAGAACCAAGCCATGCTTACAAGAAAGGGAACCTGGCTCTCAAACTTGGCTACTCTCTGAAGACCTGCTGTAAAATTCTTGTGTCGGAAGCCATCAAATCCAGTGACAAGCTTTTGCTGGAAAAAGTCCAAAACTTTTCTTCTCTCCTGGCGAGTGATTGGCATGATTCTGTCTCAGCAGGTGCTGCTCAGTCGGTCACAATGGCTAAAATGAACAAACAGCTCCTCCTTCCCTCTTTGAAAGACGTCGAGAAAGTGAATGGTGTGATCAACGAGGACATGCAATCAACTGAATACAGTGTCCTGGCCAAAGCCACACTAGCCTCTCTGACCATCTTCAACAGAAAAAGAGGAGGGGAGTTGCAGAGAATGAAAGTTCAGGACTTTCAAGTGTTGCAGTCGTCGTCAATTGAGGAGGAAATGCTGAAAACTCTGACAACAACTGAGCAAAAGCTTGTCAAGATCCTACAAAGAGTGGAAATCAAAGGAAAGTTCACACGACCTGTGCCCATCCTCTTGACACCAAGCATGGTTCATGCTGTTGAGCGTTTGTTGAAGATGAGAGCTGAGAAAGACATCACAAGTCCATACTTATTTGCCTCAAGTGGTGAGAAGCCCTTTAGGGACTCTGACGTCCTTAGGACCTATGCACAGAAGGCGCAGGTGGATTCTGAATCACTGTTCACAGCCACCAACCTCAGGAAACAACTAGCAACACTTAGCCAAGCGATGGAGTTGTCAAAGTTAGAGGAAGACCAACTGGCAGGCTTTCTCGGACATGACATTCGCATCCACAGGGGTGTCTACAGAAAGCCAATTCAGATTGTTCAGAAGGCAAAGGTAGCCAGTGTCCTCTTCAAACTCAACAGAGGTGTTGATATACCCGAAGAAATTGACGAAAAGAGTCTTGAAGAAGAAATTCTACCTGCAGATGAAGAGAATGAAGATGAGGAACCTGCTGCCACTGCCAGCGCTGAAGTGTCTAAAGAAGAAAGACCACCATCTTGCTCTCTTTCAAATGAAAATACAGCTGGAGCTTGTGCATCCGTTGGTGATGTTTCCCTTACCATCGCCCCAGCTACCAGTACATCAGCTAAAGGGGGTAAAACACTGACTCAGAAGAGAAGGCCTGATGGAACAAAAACTCAGAAGAAAATGCCttggaaaaaagaggaaattgCTGCAGTTGAGAAACATTTGGCTGCATGTTTTTCAATGAATAAAGTCCCGCAAAAACTTGAAGCAGAAAGATGCAAACAGGCAGAAAGTAGTGTTCTAAAGCACAGATCCTGGAAGGACATTAAATACTGTGTCCACAATCGTCTCAAGCAAATAAGGTCAAAGTAG